A stretch of the Candidatus Finniella inopinata genome encodes the following:
- a CDS encoding HlyC/CorC family transporter: MTTLLILTIVLLLMASAFFSASETAVTSASRAKLHQLAKEGDERANIIRRLQEKMGAVISVLLTCNTMLNTLVAFIAAELFDNAGGWVGKLLAPFIMGALILIYAEVMPKMVALNGPERFMLRVSNLLNFIFRLFRPLNNVITYVARETLSLVGIKTSGQTSLYASLEELRGIIDMHQGPGQDVPQERAMLKSILDLGSVHIGEIMIHRKNVTMLNADNPTSMILDQVLSCPFTRLPVYKGDPDNIIGMLNTKAVLRAVRQHSGNMDDLDIQSITTKPWFVPESNDLLGQLQAFRARREHFALVVDEFGVLLGIVTLEDILEEIVGEIDDEHDIKVRGVRPQPDGSYIIDGTVTIRDLNRQLEWDLPDEPAATVAGLLLHHVRLIPEVDQIFIFHNFKFQILRRQRNQITLIRVTPLTPLKHDQRDGELIAD; the protein is encoded by the coding sequence ATGACGACTCTCTTAATTCTGACCATTGTCCTTTTGTTAATGGCTTCGGCCTTTTTCTCGGCTTCCGAGACCGCGGTGACGTCCGCCTCCCGCGCTAAGCTGCATCAACTGGCCAAAGAGGGCGATGAAAGAGCCAATATTATCCGACGGCTTCAAGAAAAAATGGGCGCGGTCATCAGCGTTCTTTTGACCTGTAACACCATGTTGAACACCCTCGTCGCCTTTATTGCCGCCGAACTGTTTGATAATGCGGGGGGGTGGGTTGGCAAGCTTCTTGCACCCTTTATTATGGGCGCTCTTATCCTGATTTATGCTGAAGTCATGCCTAAAATGGTTGCATTGAATGGTCCGGAACGCTTCATGCTTCGAGTCTCTAACCTCTTGAATTTTATTTTCAGGCTTTTTCGCCCTTTGAATAATGTTATTACTTACGTAGCGCGCGAAACCTTAAGCCTTGTCGGGATTAAAACTAGTGGCCAAACATCTCTTTACGCATCGTTGGAAGAGCTGCGCGGCATTATTGACATGCACCAAGGCCCTGGGCAAGATGTTCCGCAGGAAAGAGCGATGCTGAAAAGCATTTTGGATTTGGGATCCGTGCATATTGGTGAAATTATGATTCATCGTAAGAATGTCACCATGCTGAATGCTGACAATCCCACCAGTATGATTTTGGATCAAGTCTTGTCCTGTCCCTTTACCCGTTTGCCCGTTTATAAGGGGGATCCTGATAATATTATTGGTATGCTCAACACCAAGGCTGTTTTGCGGGCTGTGCGCCAACATTCTGGAAATATGGATGATTTAGATATTCAATCCATCACCACCAAACCGTGGTTCGTACCAGAAAGCAATGACTTACTGGGCCAGTTACAGGCTTTTCGGGCGCGACGCGAACATTTTGCTCTGGTAGTGGATGAGTTCGGGGTCTTATTAGGTATAGTCACTCTAGAAGACATACTGGAAGAAATTGTGGGCGAAATTGATGACGAACATGATATTAAGGTTCGTGGCGTTCGTCCTCAGCCCGATGGGTCATATATTATTGATGGCACTGTGACCATTCGTGACCTGAATCGCCAGTTGGAATGGGATCTGCCTGATGAGCCCGCTGCCACCGTCGCCGGCCTTTTGCTGCACCACGTGCGCTTAATTCCAGAAGTCGATCAAATTTTCATATTCCATAATTTTAAGTTTCAGATTTTGCGACGCCAACGCAATCAAATCACGTTGATCCGTGTCACCCCACTTACGCCGCTGAAACATGACCAAAGGGACGGTGAATTAATAGCTGATTAG
- a CDS encoding NUDIX domain-containing protein, which translates to MLGFLFIIFLFNVLFSGAQASAPIKVSSFQEIQSQLMKLPQAQADPAKQGSRIQILIDIDDIFLDGDKESNATKPVLLVGEAVGAAAGSATEKKFSQQQTSASLVDEKAIQYIYRWLSSGYQVAFLTSRNENERGTTVKELSKVGIQNMKNISLYMTDGKEKGEWLKDSNQTPILNGVTTLIYIDYHNDHLKYINDNVCKTGTPCYLFYFGNGVFPPNVYGFPENLERFTKQHTEAGGTRSTFILKEGDKPKFVLKVVAKDRVDQFKEEVLADAIYQAIGEKEPSFGVQAPKFQIRRDQGSLSRITEFLPGVELGFNQISDDQIADVAKGFIVDVFMANWDLVVSGKNFWVSNSKIYRMDNGGALRYRALGELKARSGYDFSTAVNDLYTLRGKQSPYKSSLEVSIYGQKFYGQLTETQILKQIIKLVALQDKILATADQYNAWLNIKDYVNLKSDLITRLESLKKYYYDQVQPVAQYEQAHPFAVVIPNKKSSASILIVVKDGEKNKVLLGKDANHAWWGNLGGEAEDKDKTLLKAAVREVREESMGLYHVLTDDLVKAPFHDLIKGGDQPDALHRMYLLEGRDYIDPAIFKKTLDKQTARQSREYDDFTWVDVAELLALVKSVQSTPNQVGNKNQYFLTDEKGKKIAIHHPLMDMLRQVPVVAWLEALAGNGKVGPTHTQGSIGSKVIEKAQGSAAGSSTSANASSSSASSKEKDPRHPYSYPYPPFFDPRAEEEERLYYLMNKHLALMTQVKQKGEKIQKTLKRTGLSTTSANASSSSASSKEEEAQGAEAGSSTSAVGLSRTETATDMHLRWSLEKAKQIYTPGNDQQNIYLFLKDVSPLSKGYCEEFNAASGTCAPGTTSYKCMLLEAMAQERKMKNWFVFYHTMEDKMAFIYDMITELRKILKVDDTSSDTNSSISYLRAFNTFFKGVPNVEAFIADQLQKQQKDFQSLNNYDANYAESGLSTNIYLFGNPNEGSSSTFNLVHENTSLSPPKYQELLLHVLIQFGIMDTKKYFDLFETYFGNNTQGQLLQIFINPEIVDDVVYLAATMGKGLYPSFAEQKEKLSPRTFLTELRNNINAAQRLPSTITLDTLQARIFLKPEIMKNPDKVKIVRYFKVPPKEGYLKALRAMIKDDIMQWLSEHNKLPSSTLESSSSAPSLAHSSSSQIPPIQKAYVNFMFKGTGKVYETRTAASMYGQFLKADDLDGIKQILAQDPNFDLFKPIANTAYQNSMDKSQIYPVKLLSQARKISAMILGKYANQVQSHIENAMKGNAEEKEAYLIWCRLLVEISDRLDKQAEALAAASITEALNRENALKLFDMLIAKKRSTEAKKVVMEIIVSKDSIIRAKALTLFKALIENHQIDPQNNDKDLFERVKKTAIKGIESYDAERDAAYSLFEALISNGLFDAATQAATVAMEMSQINASNFAFNLTDVFIRNNQFNIAVQILATGIKQGYNYDVKNKACHLLEGLVRSGKSITKDQFIPAAKEAKEVINNQDYPLMDNANKLLEALAEKGMS; encoded by the coding sequence ATGCTTGGTTTTTTATTTATAATTTTTTTATTTAATGTATTGTTTTCTGGTGCACAAGCTAGTGCACCAATTAAAGTTTCCAGCTTTCAAGAGATACAGTCGCAATTAATGAAGTTGCCACAAGCTCAGGCTGATCCAGCAAAACAAGGCTCAAGAATTCAAATTTTGATTGATATTGATGATATATTCTTAGACGGAGACAAAGAAAGCAATGCAACAAAGCCAGTATTGTTAGTAGGAGAAGCTGTTGGCGCTGCGGCTGGCAGTGCTACTGAAAAAAAATTTAGTCAGCAACAAACAAGTGCCTCTCTTGTTGACGAAAAAGCCATTCAATATATTTACAGGTGGTTATCGTCTGGTTATCAGGTGGCGTTTTTAACTTCAAGAAATGAAAATGAACGCGGCACAACTGTTAAAGAGTTAAGTAAAGTTGGCATTCAGAATATGAAAAACATATCGCTTTATATGACCGATGGTAAAGAGAAGGGAGAATGGCTAAAGGATTCAAACCAAACGCCCATATTAAATGGTGTTACCACTCTCATCTATATTGATTATCACAATGATCATCTAAAATATATCAATGATAATGTATGTAAGACAGGTACTCCGTGCTATCTTTTTTATTTTGGTAATGGCGTTTTTCCGCCCAACGTTTATGGTTTCCCAGAAAATCTTGAGCGGTTTACAAAGCAGCATACCGAAGCCGGTGGTACACGGTCTACCTTTATCCTAAAAGAAGGGGATAAGCCAAAGTTTGTTTTAAAAGTAGTAGCAAAAGATAGGGTTGATCAGTTTAAAGAAGAAGTGCTCGCAGATGCGATTTATCAAGCGATTGGGGAAAAAGAGCCGAGTTTTGGTGTTCAGGCACCAAAATTTCAAATTCGCCGTGATCAGGGCAGTCTTAGTCGCATCACTGAATTTTTACCAGGCGTTGAGTTAGGATTTAATCAAATCTCAGATGATCAAATCGCAGATGTTGCTAAAGGATTTATCGTTGATGTTTTTATGGCAAATTGGGATTTGGTAGTTAGTGGTAAGAATTTTTGGGTCAGTAATAGCAAAATTTATCGTATGGATAATGGGGGGGCCTTACGCTACCGAGCACTGGGTGAGCTAAAAGCGAGATCAGGTTATGATTTTAGTACAGCGGTAAACGATTTATATACTTTAAGAGGGAAACAATCTCCATATAAGTCAAGCTTGGAAGTAAGCATATATGGGCAAAAGTTTTATGGCCAATTAACTGAAACACAAATTTTAAAACAAATTATAAAGCTTGTAGCCTTACAAGATAAAATTCTTGCAACTGCAGATCAATATAATGCATGGCTGAATATTAAAGACTACGTCAATTTAAAATCGGATTTGATAACTCGTTTAGAATCTTTAAAGAAATATTATTACGATCAGGTGCAACCAGTAGCTCAATATGAACAAGCGCATCCTTTTGCAGTTGTTATCCCCAATAAGAAGTCATCGGCAAGTATTTTGATTGTTGTAAAGGATGGCGAGAAGAATAAAGTATTGTTAGGCAAAGACGCTAATCATGCATGGTGGGGGAATTTGGGGGGGGAAGCGGAAGACAAAGATAAGACCCTTTTAAAGGCTGCTGTGCGTGAGGTCAGGGAAGAATCCATGGGACTCTATCACGTTTTGACGGATGACCTTGTGAAGGCCCCCTTCCATGATTTGATTAAAGGCGGGGATCAGCCCGACGCCTTGCATCGTATGTATTTGCTGGAGGGTCGGGATTACATAGATCCGGCGATATTCAAAAAAACGCTTGATAAGCAAACAGCTAGACAGAGCCGAGAATACGATGATTTTACCTGGGTTGATGTGGCCGAGTTACTAGCGCTTGTGAAAAGTGTTCAGAGTACACCAAACCAAGTAGGCAACAAAAATCAGTATTTTTTAACGGATGAAAAGGGTAAGAAGATTGCCATTCATCATCCGTTAATGGATATGTTGCGCCAAGTACCGGTTGTTGCCTGGTTGGAGGCTTTGGCAGGGAACGGTAAGGTTGGCCCCACCCATACCCAAGGGAGTATTGGGTCCAAAGTTATAGAGAAAGCCCAAGGCAGTGCAGCAGGATCGTCGACTTCAGCAAACGCTTCAAGCAGTTCAGCATCTTCGAAGGAAAAAGACCCAAGGCACCCCTATTCGTATCCTTATCCACCATTTTTTGACCCAAGGGCAGAGGAAGAGGAAAGACTGTATTATCTTATGAATAAACATCTAGCTTTAATGACGCAGGTGAAGCAAAAGGGAGAGAAGATACAAAAAACCCTAAAGCGGACAGGATTGTCGACGACTTCAGCAAACGCTTCAAGCAGTTCAGCATCTTCGAAGGAAGAGGAAGCCCAAGGCGCTGAGGCAGGATCGTCAACCTCGGCAGTGGGTCTAAGCAGAACTGAAACAGCCACCGATATGCATCTAAGATGGAGTTTAGAGAAGGCGAAACAAATTTATACCCCAGGAAATGACCAGCAAAATATTTATTTATTCTTAAAAGATGTAAGCCCTTTATCAAAAGGCTACTGTGAAGAATTTAACGCTGCCTCAGGCACATGTGCACCGGGTACAACAAGTTACAAATGCATGCTTTTAGAGGCTATGGCACAAGAAAGGAAAATGAAGAACTGGTTCGTCTTTTACCATACTATGGAAGACAAAATGGCATTTATTTACGATATGATTACAGAACTTAGGAAGATTTTAAAAGTTGATGATACTAGTAGTGACACAAATTCTAGTATCTCTTATCTACGTGCATTTAATACCTTTTTCAAGGGGGTGCCAAACGTTGAGGCATTTATAGCAGATCAATTGCAAAAACAACAAAAAGATTTCCAATCACTAAATAACTATGATGCTAACTATGCAGAAAGTGGACTTTCAACCAATATTTATCTTTTTGGTAACCCTAATGAAGGGAGCTCATCAACTTTCAATTTAGTGCATGAAAATACATCACTCAGTCCTCCAAAATATCAAGAACTTTTACTCCATGTTCTTATCCAATTTGGCATTATGGATACAAAAAAGTATTTTGATTTGTTTGAAACATATTTTGGAAACAATACGCAAGGTCAACTCTTACAAATTTTTATCAATCCAGAAATTGTGGATGATGTAGTCTATTTAGCGGCTACTATGGGCAAGGGGCTTTATCCAAGCTTTGCGGAACAAAAAGAAAAATTAAGTCCTAGAACTTTCTTAACAGAATTGCGGAATAATATTAATGCGGCACAGCGTTTGCCATCAACAATTACTCTCGATACATTGCAAGCCCGAATTTTCCTAAAGCCAGAAATTATGAAAAATCCTGATAAGGTCAAAATTGTACGTTATTTTAAGGTTCCTCCAAAAGAAGGTTATTTAAAAGCACTACGCGCAATGATTAAGGATGATATTATGCAATGGTTAAGTGAGCATAACAAATTGCCGTCTTCTACCTTAGAAAGCTCATCATCAGCTCCATCCTTAGCACATTCATCATCGTCGCAAATCCCTCCTATACAAAAAGCGTACGTAAATTTTATGTTCAAAGGAACAGGGAAAGTATATGAAACAAGAACGGCTGCATCGATGTATGGTCAATTTTTGAAAGCCGATGATTTAGATGGCATTAAACAAATACTGGCACAAGATCCAAATTTTGATTTATTTAAACCAATTGCCAATACTGCATATCAAAATAGTATGGATAAATCACAAATTTATCCAGTGAAATTGCTCAGTCAAGCTCGAAAAATTAGTGCAATGATTTTAGGCAAGTACGCTAATCAGGTGCAATCTCATATAGAAAACGCTATGAAGGGTAACGCTGAAGAAAAGGAAGCTTATCTAATTTGGTGTCGTCTTTTAGTTGAAATTAGTGATCGGCTTGATAAGCAAGCCGAAGCATTAGCAGCCGCAAGTATAACCGAGGCATTGAACCGGGAAAACGCTTTAAAATTATTTGATATGCTTATTGCAAAAAAACGATCTACAGAAGCAAAAAAAGTAGTAATGGAAATAATAGTTAGTAAAGATAGTATAATCCGTGCAAAAGCTTTGACCTTATTTAAGGCGCTTATTGAAAACCATCAAATTGACCCACAAAATAACGATAAAGATCTGTTTGAAAGAGTCAAAAAAACAGCGATAAAAGGAATAGAGAGTTATGATGCCGAAAGAGATGCTGCTTACAGCTTATTTGAGGCGCTTATTAGCAATGGCCTATTTGATGCAGCAACACAAGCAGCGACTGTGGCAATGGAAATGTCACAGATCAATGCTTCAAATTTTGCTTTCAATTTGACTGATGTGTTTATTCGAAATAATCAATTTAATATAGCAGTACAAATATTAGCTACAGGAATCAAGCAGGGTTATAACTATGACGTTAAAAATAAAGCATGCCACTTATTGGAGGGGCTTGTTAGAAGCGGCAAAAGCATCACAAAAGATCAATTTATTCCAGCAGCAAAAGAAGCAAAGGAAGTAATAAATAATCAAGACTATCCTCTTATGGACAACGCTAACAAATTATTGGAAGCGCTCGCTGAAAAAGGTATGTCATAA
- a CDS encoding peptidylprolyl isomerase: MLQSFREQSGKWFIKVLFGAIIASFVIWGIGDIIRGYGQNRPIAKVGNQSISYDRYATALQQEISRIQQIIKERVAPAQLQQLGVYQQVLDQLINQSVLEQELERSKLTVSDSLVRNQIHSIPTFQQNGTFNRQLFDELLRNNGLSEQAFLKDIKQSLLSQQLVAPLTVGMMLPTFYQDLLFKSLSENKVFTFVMVPFEKMKLTNNPTMEDFKLHFTQHQDQYAVPEFRSVTLVLVKTKSLLAQIPVSEDEIKQEYEAQAAQFTKPEQRSVKSLTYVTQDQVVEAAKLISKGQPLELVAKAVKGGRVEDLGVVEKANLPEIAADVVYSLEPNKASEMVDTGFGYTIYLVTKIIPETLQPLSEVKAQIQENLRLQKFGDSLTDLRNKIEDSLAGGEKLEDVAKANQLPIEAVPTFNQKGLSKDGKPVLASLPVPVIKQIVEQTFSLAEGAQSPVVEANQDYFFVVQVNKIDAPYAPEFEAVKHYVEKDLLLEKKNEAAAKLAQSMTQQVKSLSDLARLASQHGLSIITNQTLSRADFSSEKKDKLNDLQKNLSPDLLAKALQLPVNQATYGFLADNRGLAVVMLQRVEPFKVDQEKRKKFGGLLKDMVEKDIMALLMQNFRTHFKVSIDQDLMKRMTQDAG; this comes from the coding sequence ATGCTGCAATCTTTTCGTGAACAGTCCGGCAAATGGTTTATCAAAGTTTTATTTGGCGCAATTATCGCCAGCTTCGTCATATGGGGAATTGGCGATATCATCAGAGGCTATGGCCAAAATCGACCCATAGCCAAGGTTGGAAACCAATCAATTTCCTATGATCGGTATGCAACAGCGTTGCAACAAGAAATCAGCAGAATTCAACAAATCATTAAAGAACGCGTCGCGCCTGCTCAGCTGCAACAGTTGGGAGTTTATCAACAGGTTTTGGATCAGCTGATCAACCAAAGCGTTTTAGAGCAAGAATTGGAAAGATCAAAATTAACGGTCTCGGACAGTTTGGTCCGGAATCAGATTCATTCTATCCCCACTTTTCAGCAAAATGGCACCTTCAATCGGCAGCTTTTTGACGAGCTTTTGCGTAATAACGGCCTTAGTGAACAGGCTTTCCTGAAAGATATTAAACAATCTCTTTTAAGCCAACAGCTGGTTGCCCCTTTAACCGTTGGCATGATGTTGCCGACTTTTTATCAAGACCTATTGTTCAAATCTTTAAGCGAGAATAAAGTTTTCACATTTGTCATGGTTCCGTTTGAAAAGATGAAGTTGACAAACAATCCTACAATGGAAGACTTCAAGCTTCACTTTACCCAACACCAAGATCAGTATGCGGTTCCTGAGTTTCGTTCTGTAACGCTTGTATTAGTCAAAACCAAAAGCTTGCTGGCTCAAATTCCCGTCAGTGAAGACGAGATAAAGCAAGAGTACGAAGCACAGGCGGCTCAGTTTACAAAGCCAGAACAACGATCCGTTAAAAGCCTTACCTATGTGACCCAAGACCAGGTCGTAGAAGCTGCCAAGCTCATTAGTAAAGGGCAGCCATTGGAATTGGTGGCTAAGGCAGTTAAGGGCGGAAGGGTTGAGGATTTAGGCGTTGTTGAAAAGGCAAATCTTCCTGAAATCGCAGCAGATGTTGTCTATAGTCTAGAGCCAAACAAGGCGTCAGAAATGGTTGACACAGGCTTTGGTTACACAATTTACCTGGTCACAAAAATTATACCCGAAACCCTGCAACCTTTAAGCGAGGTTAAAGCCCAGATTCAAGAAAATCTGCGTCTTCAAAAGTTTGGGGATTCCCTAACCGACCTTAGAAATAAAATAGAAGACAGTCTGGCCGGCGGTGAGAAATTAGAGGATGTGGCCAAGGCCAACCAACTGCCCATAGAGGCCGTTCCGACGTTTAACCAAAAGGGATTAAGCAAAGACGGTAAGCCTGTTTTGGCGAGTTTGCCTGTGCCAGTTATCAAACAAATTGTTGAGCAGACCTTTAGCCTTGCGGAAGGGGCTCAAAGCCCTGTGGTAGAGGCCAACCAAGATTATTTCTTTGTGGTGCAGGTTAATAAAATTGACGCCCCCTATGCCCCAGAGTTCGAGGCCGTCAAGCATTATGTTGAAAAAGATTTGCTGCTTGAGAAAAAAAACGAGGCAGCGGCCAAATTGGCGCAGTCGATGACTCAACAAGTCAAAAGTTTGTCTGATTTAGCACGTCTAGCCAGCCAACATGGCCTCTCAATCATAACCAACCAAACCTTAAGTCGCGCTGACTTTTCTTCAGAAAAAAAAGATAAACTGAATGATCTTCAAAAGAATCTAAGCCCTGATTTATTGGCAAAAGCTTTGCAGTTGCCTGTGAATCAAGCGACTTATGGATTCCTGGCAGATAACAGGGGGCTTGCAGTTGTGATGTTGCAGCGCGTTGAACCCTTTAAAGTTGACCAAGAAAAACGTAAGAAGTTTGGCGGCCTTTTAAAAGATATGGTTGAAAAGGATATTATGGCCCTTTTGATGCAAAACTTCCGTACTCATTTTAAGGTTTCGATTGATCAAGACTTAATGAAACGGATGACGCAAGACGCTGGCTAG
- a CDS encoding serine hydrolase has protein sequence MRFIFVLLSLFFSVQSCFSDQLTNILPTFEAYVQKSLSEWQAPGVSIAIVKDGQIIYEKGFGVREVDQPEPVDAYTVMPIASLSKNFLVTLIAQLVDEGVLDWDAPVKKYLPDFRLSDPDITNQFTVRDLLSHRSGLKGFSADSVWNLGYNATEIRDFLAQLPFEKGFRHDYAYQNHLFGIASDLVEKVTGQSIASLFQARLFNPLALTYSNVGPIEQPKKGLWGAIKGWFQKKPKLNVALPHHVIGTKTTATATSPQMYTFMGSTGVNTCAHDLGLWMIFQLNDGQINGKALVSKAQITQMRTSHVQATNLRPDDMQFPAVRMSQIHYGMGWFLGNYGGEGTEKVPFLSHMGGFGGVRSLMTLVPNQKLGIVIISNFGSMRVSMLPEALRNKFLDLYLNLGEKDWSKENLQKMQEIRTKNKQYKNDYRLQNPRPHHDLKVYVGQYKNPLYGSFEIQQDKQGLTLVYKDRRVSLTHWNGDEFEFKGNDLTPIYSEYDQGYIEFGVQGQKALLSAINLMFEGKSEIFERVKEGA, from the coding sequence ATGCGTTTTATTTTCGTTCTTTTAAGTCTGTTTTTTAGTGTTCAATCTTGTTTCAGTGATCAACTAACGAATATTTTGCCAACTTTTGAGGCCTATGTTCAAAAGTCATTATCTGAGTGGCAGGCTCCGGGAGTTTCTATTGCCATCGTCAAAGACGGGCAGATTATCTATGAAAAAGGCTTTGGGGTTAGAGAGGTTGACCAACCAGAACCCGTTGATGCCTATACTGTTATGCCTATCGCATCGCTCAGTAAAAACTTTTTGGTAACCCTTATTGCTCAGCTGGTGGATGAAGGGGTTTTGGACTGGGATGCACCCGTCAAAAAGTATCTGCCCGACTTTCGCTTAAGCGATCCCGACATTACCAATCAATTCACGGTTCGTGATCTTTTGTCCCATCGCAGCGGCCTGAAGGGTTTTTCAGCAGATAGCGTTTGGAATTTAGGCTATAATGCCACAGAAATTCGTGATTTCCTTGCCCAATTGCCTTTTGAAAAAGGGTTCCGTCACGATTACGCTTATCAAAACCATTTGTTCGGCATCGCCAGCGACCTTGTTGAGAAGGTCACGGGTCAATCCATCGCCAGCCTCTTTCAGGCCCGTTTATTCAATCCACTTGCCTTAACCTATTCCAACGTCGGTCCCATCGAACAACCCAAAAAAGGGCTGTGGGGTGCCATCAAAGGGTGGTTTCAAAAGAAACCGAAACTTAATGTCGCCTTGCCCCATCACGTGATTGGCACCAAGACAACTGCCACAGCCACCTCGCCCCAAATGTACACGTTTATGGGCAGCACAGGCGTTAACACCTGTGCCCATGATTTGGGTTTGTGGATGATTTTCCAATTAAATGATGGCCAGATCAACGGCAAAGCCCTGGTATCAAAAGCCCAAATCACCCAAATGCGCACATCCCATGTTCAGGCCACAAACTTGCGCCCCGACGACATGCAGTTTCCAGCTGTAAGGATGAGCCAGATTCATTACGGCATGGGTTGGTTTTTGGGCAACTATGGCGGGGAAGGGACTGAGAAGGTTCCGTTTCTTAGTCACATGGGCGGCTTTGGCGGCGTCAGAAGCCTGATGACACTGGTTCCGAACCAAAAATTGGGCATTGTGATCATCTCAAACTTTGGTTCCATGCGGGTTAGCATGTTGCCAGAGGCATTGCGGAATAAGTTTTTGGATCTTTATTTAAACCTTGGTGAAAAAGACTGGAGCAAAGAAAATCTGCAAAAGATGCAAGAGATTCGCACAAAAAACAAACAGTATAAAAATGATTATCGTTTGCAAAACCCCCGCCCTCACCATGATTTAAAAGTTTATGTGGGGCAGTATAAAAACCCCTTGTATGGATCGTTTGAGATTCAGCAAGACAAACAGGGATTAACGTTGGTTTATAAAGATCGCCGTGTCTCTTTAACCCATTGGAATGGGGATGAATTTGAATTCAAAGGGAACGACCTGACGCCCATTTATTCTGAATATGACCAGGGTTATATTGAGTTTGGGGTGCAGGGTCAAAAGGCCCTTTTGTCGGCCATTAACTTGATGTTCGAAGGGAAAAGTGAAATTTTTGAACGGGTGAAAGAGGGGGCTTGA
- the gltX gene encoding glutamate--tRNA ligase gives MTVVVRFAPSPTGYLHIGGVRTALFNWLFARHHQGKFLIRIEDTDRSRSTPEAVEAIFDSLSWLGLNGDEDPVFQFERAPRHAEVARQLLAEGKAYHCYCSPEELDLMREEARAKSLPPRYDGRWRDRDPSQAPAGVAPVIRFKAPLTGETVIHDHVQGTVKLDNSQLDDMVLLRADGTPTYMLSVVVDDHDMGITHIIRGDDHLTNAFRQWHLYQACGWAVPEFAHIPLIHGPDGAKLSKRHGALGAEHYRDMGFLPEAMRNYLLRLGWGHGDEEIISTEQAIGWFSLSAIGRSPARFDMVKLTHLNAHYLKASDNQRLVDLLKPLLEAKGYVVDALSEERLLGGMPGLKERAKTLLELADSCLFYFKVQPSDEKAGTFQTAENARYIQSLVEKVETLEDFTPEAIEQTIRAAAVDLGIKLGDLAQALRVALTGRTISPSLFEVISILGKDETLNRLRLFC, from the coding sequence ATGACTGTTGTTGTTCGTTTTGCGCCTTCCCCCACAGGTTATCTGCATATTGGCGGTGTGCGCACGGCTTTATTTAATTGGTTGTTTGCGCGCCATCATCAGGGAAAGTTTTTAATACGTATCGAGGATACGGACCGTTCCCGATCAACACCCGAGGCGGTTGAGGCCATTTTTGACAGCCTGTCTTGGTTAGGTTTAAACGGCGATGAAGACCCGGTTTTTCAGTTTGAAAGGGCGCCCCGCCATGCTGAGGTTGCCCGACAATTGTTGGCCGAGGGTAAAGCCTATCACTGTTATTGCAGCCCGGAAGAGCTGGACTTGATGCGCGAAGAAGCCAGGGCCAAAAGTCTGCCGCCCCGCTATGACGGACGATGGCGTGATCGTGACCCAAGCCAGGCACCAGCTGGTGTTGCGCCTGTTATTCGTTTCAAGGCGCCCTTAACAGGGGAAACCGTTATTCACGACCACGTTCAGGGGACGGTGAAGTTGGACAACAGTCAGCTGGATGACATGGTTTTGTTACGCGCGGATGGCACGCCCACATATATGCTGTCGGTGGTGGTTGATGATCACGACATGGGCATTACCCACATTATTCGGGGTGACGATCATTTAACCAACGCGTTTCGTCAATGGCATTTGTACCAGGCATGCGGTTGGGCCGTGCCGGAATTTGCCCATATTCCATTGATTCATGGGCCTGATGGAGCCAAGTTGTCGAAACGCCATGGGGCGCTTGGGGCTGAACATTATCGCGATATGGGTTTCCTGCCCGAGGCCATGCGCAACTATTTGCTGCGTTTGGGGTGGGGTCATGGCGATGAAGAAATTATCAGCACAGAACAGGCGATAGGATGGTTCAGTCTATCCGCTATTGGTCGCTCGCCCGCGCGCTTTGACATGGTCAAATTAACCCATCTGAACGCCCATTACTTAAAGGCCAGCGATAATCAGCGCTTGGTTGATTTGCTGAAACCTTTGTTGGAGGCAAAGGGCTATGTGGTAGACGCCTTATCGGAAGAACGCCTTCTTGGTGGCATGCCGGGGTTAAAGGAACGCGCCAAAACTCTTTTGGAATTGGCCGACAGTTGCCTGTTTTATTTCAAGGTGCAGCCGTCTGATGAAAAGGCTGGGACCTTTCAAACGGCTGAAAACGCCCGATATATTCAGTCCCTTGTGGAAAAAGTCGAAACCCTAGAGGATTTTACCCCTGAGGCGATCGAGCAAACCATTCGCGCGGCGGCAGTGGATTTGGGCATTAAACTGGGCGACCTGGCGCAGGCTTTGCGCGTTGCCCTGACGGGGCGCACCATATCCCCCAGTCTGTTCGAGGTGATCTCGATTTTGGGCAAAGACGAGACTTTAAATCGTCTGCGCCTTTTTTGCTAA